From the genome of Labeo rohita strain BAU-BD-2019 chromosome 12, IGBB_LRoh.1.0, whole genome shotgun sequence:
GTCCCCTTGCGCCTTCTGTGCTGACACTTCATTTGTGACCAGTAGATAATGGGCAGATATATGAATTCTGCGTGTCAAGAGACAACAACAGAAAATGTTGAGACACCACCTCTCTTACCATGGAAGCATCTCTAAACAATTACTCTCATTAATAGCTCCCTGCTCTCCTATTTCTGCCTGCCACTAGCAAGATTATCAAGATAATGGGTTTGGCTTTAATAATAAGCACTTAAGACTAATTGTCCAACTAGCTGAAAACGCAAATAAACATTACAGCTTTGGGATGGGCAGCATCTAATGAGATCATTAGAGAGggtgaaacaaaacaatttaagaAGAAATACCGCCATCTAGTGCAGAAAATAGAAGTTGTGTgagttgtaaaaaaataataataataacacatccTGTGTCCGACAGTGGAGATTTATAGTTTCTATAACTATCAAGAAAAACAGTAACTTGTGATCATACTGTAGTGCAAAAAGCTCACGTATTATTTGAacataaaaacttattttaatggCGAATTTGACATTATAAATCCACCGTGTGTTTGATTTGATCTTATTTGAtcactttaatataataaatccaACCTTAGTAGATTCCATAGCTTCTTTTGTCAAAAACATTATGTGACAAACAGATAAACACCTGAAGGCTTTGTTCACGTCCTACCATTTTAAGCTCCGGATATTCCGCCTCTTTACTCTGACGTACCGTGACTGGCACGGTCCTCCACCAATAAGCACTTTCAGGGAAAATGATTGGCAGCGACATCGACCAATGAGCGTTCGAGCTCCGGCAGCTATGGCGTCTGCTGATTTGCAACCCGCCGAAATAAGATCGGTGAAGAAGGAGACCTTCGATCGGTTCGCCATGGACTGTTCTAGGATCAGTAAGCTTTAAATACGACTCTAACCATAGAGCGGTAAGTAAGAATACTGTCAGTAACTTGTGTCTGATTCAAGGTTAGTGTTCGTAACCAGAACAGTCCGAACGAAACGGAGGTTTGGAGGTTTTTGAGCACATAATTACGGTGGAATATCACGTTTCAAACATAATGGTGGCGTTGGCCTGTCCTACTATTCATCTAAACAAGTAGATTATCTTTCCTCTCAAAGTCAGCTCTGACTTTTGCACTCGGGTTTATGTGTATATACCTTGTCTGTATGTGAATAAACGAAacattatatcatatacacattcTTTATTAAACGCAGGTGCTGCAACCCAGTTTTATTTACTGGGTGGTTGTAATACACAGAGTGTGTAAGAAACACAGTCGCGCGCTCACATGCACGCGCGCAAAACTTCAGCAGTCGGTGACGCTGTCAAAAGCGTCACGTTGGCTGAGGTTCCCACCTGTATCTTTGAAGAAATATGTTATAATGTAGCAATAAGATCGGTCTTCTTTCCTACAGCAGGATTTTGTGATCTTTATTTGGAATAAATGCTAAACAAATGTAGCATATGTAAAATTTAAGACATATCCTACAAAAATACTACATAGGATTCGTAAAGTTTAGCATGTTTGGAAACATGCAAGCTGAGTTTtgtatactgaaaaaaaaattctgcatgTTTTGAAAATTCTGAATGTTTTAATCCTTTTGAAAGCATTAATATGAACTGAAAATTGGTGTGCattatagtaattaaataatagttaaatataaataaaattttattaattaaattaaataaaaaataaatagattcaaaattaaatcaaaattgactACTTTTTTGGAAACagaaacaccttttttttttaggattctttgatgaataaatagtatttattcaaaatagaaatattttctaacaatgttagtctttactatcactttttatcaatttaagacatccttgctgaataaaagtattaatttctttcagagaaagaaagaatttactgacctcaaactttaaacggtagtgtatattgttaaaaaaagatttctcttttaagtaaatgctgttctttttaacgttttaatcatcaaagaatcacAAGTTCCAAAATAATAGTaaccagcacaactgtttccagcaccaataataaatcagcatattagaatgatttctgaaggatcatgtgatattgaatactgaagtaatgatgctggaaattcagctttgatcaccagaataaattctgttttaaagtatattaaaataaaaaaaacaaacactattttaaattgcaataatattttacaatacaaccatttttgatcaaataaaagaaaagacgttctaaaaacattaaaaatcttactgatctcaaacctttgaatggcagtgtatatctatatttacatatacatgtttatctaactatactttatttatttatcttttttagatACAAAGTTGCGTTAAAAAGCTGGTCATCATCGTTGcttgtgaaaaaaagaaaatggatcCATCTGCAGGTATGCACATGTCCGCCGTTCCCCAGAACAGCGATGTCGTCCACGTCTCGGTCGGTAACCCCATTATAACCATGTACCAGCCTCAACCGCAACCTCCAAACATTGCACAAATTATCACACAGCATGTGGTACCTCAAGACGTCGCCTGTCAGGCTGTACCGCACACTATCCAATCCCACGTCCAAATGGCAACTCATATCCAAACTCAGTCACACATTCAGCCTGCTCCACATCTGCAGCACCCACCGCAAAGCCATGTGGAAGCACAGGCCCATATCCCGACCCAAGAACACGTATCAACACAAGGTCCATCAGACGGCCAGTGTGCCGCATCGTCTCAAGACGGTTCTGTGAATTCACTGCAGGTCCCTTTTGCGGAAGTAGCCTCCCTGCTGGACCCTAACATGAAGAGTTCAAAGGCCCGTAAGTACCAGATTCATTACGAGGAGGTGAAAAGGAGATTGGAACCACCTGAGAAGATGTCTCTCAGATCTCTAGCTGCATACACGAGAGTGAGCCGAGGTCCGGCTAGTAAGAAAACACTCTTGGAGTCCCTAAATGTCTTTGGACTGTCACCAAGCACCAATACAGCAGTATCCAGTTCCTTTTCCAAACTGACTgaaggtaaatattttttaaatatataaatatatttaaaatatgtaagcctggaccgcaaaaccagtctaaagtagcacaggtatatttgtagcaatagccaaaaatacattgtatgggtcaaaattatcaatttttcttttatgccaaaaatcattaagtaaatatcatgttgcattaagatattttgtacatttcttaccataaatatatcaaaacttaatttttgattggtaatatgcattactaagaacttaatttggacaactttaaaggcgattttctcaatgtttttattttttagttttttgcactctcagattccagattttcaaatagttgtatctataccaaatattgtcctatcccaacaaaccatacatcaatagaaagcttatttattcatggcT
Proteins encoded in this window:
- the si:ch73-127m5.2 gene encoding uncharacterized protein si:ch73-127m5.2 → MDPSAGMHMSAVPQNSDVVHVSVGNPIITMYQPQPQPPNIAQIITQHVVPQDVACQAVPHTIQSHVQMATHIQTQSHIQPAPHLQHPPQSHVEAQAHIPTQEHVSTQGPSDGQCAASSQDGSVNSLQVPFAEVASLLDPNMKSSKARKYQIHYEEVKRRLEPPEKMSLRSLAAYTRVSRGPASKKTLLESLNVFGLSPSTNTAVSSSFSKLTEGDTAALCKDMKDFALQYVDYENMAKQLLPETNQVQHWSKIIETRNYLEEMRKIFNDPVNTRLFSNVTHGLGNGMMDVALDIIDTVIDRQIRILSGNTDPKPEPPVRRIRKRNRKPKAATEDGKPKEKGKRGRKKGKQMRLDSVVPEVQQSTEMESSVLTLVSVGYETISSGLNATNAGLA